In Nicotiana tabacum cultivar K326 chromosome 19, ASM71507v2, whole genome shotgun sequence, one DNA window encodes the following:
- the LOC107827765 gene encoding glutathione S-transferase U7 translates to MEERADLKLVGTKESLFTQRIVWALKLKGIDYEFIEQDISSRSSTLLLVELNPVYKKVPVIVHVGKSLSESLVILEYIEETWPLNPLLPLDPFDRASARFWARFIDGKFYEAAKKAFFSSGETKAEGVESVAEGLQLLERQITGKKLFGGEKIGYVDIVVGWIAYWFQYVEEVGEFKAMDSKKYPYLDAWIKTFIQLPVIQQSLPKPNDVKAVFKGFKDAALAGAN, encoded by the exons ATGGAGGAGAGAGCAGATCTGAAACTTGTGGGCACAAAAGAAAGTCTATTTACTCAAAGAATAGTGTGGGCACTGAAGCTAAAAGGCATTGATTATGAATTTATAGAGCAAGATATTTCCAGCAGGAGTAGTACTCTATTGCTTGTGGAGCTTAATCCAGTTTATAAGAAGGTGCCAGTGATTGTACATGTTGggaaatcattgtctgaatcacTTGTTATTCTTGAGTACATTGAAGAAACTTGGCCACTTAATCCTCTACTCCCTCTGGATCCTTTTGACAGAGCTTCTGCTCGTTTTTGGGCTCGGTTTATTGATGGCAAG TTCTATGAAGCAGCAAAAAAGGCATTTTTCTCCTCAGGAGAAACTAAAGCAGAGGGGGTTGAATCAGTGGCAGAGGGATTACAGCTTCTTGAAAGACAGATAACTGGGAAAAAGTTATTTGGTGGGGAGAAAATAGGGTATGTTGACATAGTAGTTGGTTGGATTGCTTATTGGTTCCAATATGTAGAAGAAGTTGGTGAATTCAAAGCAATGGATTCAAAGAAATACCCTTATCTTGATGCATGGATCAAGACTTTCATTCAACTTCCTGTTATTCAACAAAGCCTTCCCAAACCTAATGACGTGAAAGCTGTTTTCAAAGGGTTCAAAGATGCAGCCTTGGCTGGTGCAAATTGA